Sequence from the Collinsella aerofaciens ATCC 25986 genome:
TTTTTTCACCAACGACGTCGACACCGTCTCCGAGGCGCTCAACAACAGCTTTGCCAACGTGATTCAGGCCGCCATTCAGGTTGTGGGCACCACGGCTATGCTCATCATCCTTAACTGGCAGCTCACGATTATCACACTCGTGTGCGATGCGGCCATTGTGCTGTATGCGCGCTACTCGGGCGCGCGCTCTAAGCGTTTCTTTGCTGCCCAGCAGGCATCGCTTGGCGACCTGGACGGATATATCGAAGAGATGGTCTCGGGTCAAAAGGTCATCAAGGTCTTTAACCGTGAGGCGGCGAATGTCGCCGGCTTTGCCTGCCGCAACGACGAGCTTCGCCGCACCGGCACCGCCGCCGTGAGCTATGCCAACTCCATGGTGCCCATGACTGTCGTGATTGGCTACGTCAACTATGCCATCGTCGCCGTGGCGGGCGGCATGCTCTGCATCAAGGGCCTGGCCGACGTGGGCGCGCTTGCAAGCTACCTGGTCTTCGTTCGCCAGGCGGCCATGCCCATCAACCAGTTTACGCAGCTGGGCAACTTCTTGCTCAATGCGTTGGCCGGTGCCGAGCGCCTGTTTGCCGCCATGGACCTTGAGCCCGAGGTGGACGAGGGCTGCGTGGAGCTGGTGCAGACGGGCGACGCCGCGTGGGCGTGGAAGATTCCCGAGGGCCAGGGCGTGGGCGCGTACGGGCATTTGCATGATGTGGCAGCCGTTGATGAGTCGGGCCGCGCGGTGGCCGCCGACGGCACCGAGCTCACGTGCGGCTTGGTCCCGCTTGCCGGCGACGTGCGCTTCCATGCCGTGGACTTTTCCTACGTGCCGGGCGCCCGCGTGCTCACGGACCTCAACCTGTTTGCCAAGCCGGGGCAAAAGGTTGCGTTTGTGGGCTCCACGGGCGCCGGCAAGACGACCATTACCAACCTCATCAACCGCTTCTACGAGGTCGATGACGGCGAGATCACGTACGACGGCATCGACGTCAAGCACATTGCCAAGGCCAGCCTGCGCGGGTCGCTCGGCATCGTGCTGCAGGATACGCACCTGTTTAGCGGCACCATTGCGCAGAACATCCGCTTTGGCAAGCTCGACGCGACCGACGAGGAGGTGCGCGCCGCTGCCGAGGCCGCCTGCGCCGACTCGTTTATCCGCCGCCTGCCGCGGGGCTACGACACACCGGTCACGGCCGACGGCGCCAACCTGTCGCAGGGTCAGCGTCAGCTGCTCGCCATCGCGCGCGTGGCCGTCGCCGATCCGCCGGTGCTCATCCTGGACGAGGCCACGAGCTCCATTGACACGCGTACCGAAAAGCTCATCGAACGCGGTATGGACCGCATCATGCGCGGACGCACCACCTTTATGATCGCGCACCGCCTGTCCACCGTCCGCGACGCCGACGCCATCATGGTCCTCGAACACGGCCGCATCATCGAACGCGGCACCCATGAGGAGTTGCTTGCCCAGCACGGCGAGTACTGGCAGCTGGCACATGGGTTAAAAGAGTTGGATTAACCTGTCCGAGCACGATGCTTCGGCCCTCCGTGCCCCTCACCTCACCTCAAACCATCACAACATTCGACGTTTTTTGCCAAAATCGGGAAAAGCATCAAATGTTGTGATGGTTTTTATGCCACTCGATCGGGTGGAATCGCTTTCTTGCGCACGAAGGTGTGCGGACCCGTGAGCAGGGGAATAAGGTTGGTTATCCGACTCCATTGGAGGGCTCATGGACTTGCCGATCGTCCTGTCCCATAAGACTGCCTGGCTGTACCACAACGTGGCGCGCCCGTCCGAGCCGCTCTCGCGAGCAAGCAGCCTATACGATGAGGACTCGCTTGCTAACGAGGCGGAACCGACCGCGAACCTGCCCAAATTGGGACTCGATGCCAAAGGGCTGAGGGCTTCAACGGCAGTTGGGATCGTTACCGACTATCTGGTTTCGCTTGGTATTCCACGAGAAGAGCTCGATCATATCGACACGCTCGTCAACTTCGATTTTGAGCGCTCGACGCCGGCTGGATTTAGGTGTCACGTGTTTGGGGCGCCGGTACCTCCATGCCATCTTATCGAGGTGGCAGAGGGCCTTCTAGTGGTTGATGAGGCCATGTGCTTTGTCCAAGCGGGTTCGTGGATGAGCGAGCTCGAGCAGCTGGAATATGGCTACGAAATCTGTGCCCGATACCATTTGAATCATCTGTCGACAGGCGATTATATCGAGATGGGGCAGAGGTATACCGTTGCCGACTTGATTGCCTATTGCAATGAGAACCGATCTCGTCAGGGGGCTATACGCGCGGCCGCCGCGCTCAAGCGCGTGCACGATGGCGCGCGGTCGCCCATGGAGACGGCCACCGCAATCATGGTCGTAGCAAAACGTTCCCAGGGAGGGCTGGGATATGCCAAGATCGAGCTCAACCATCGGGTCGATGTTCCCAGCGAGTTCAAATATCTCGCTAAGTCCGGGTATTTCGAGATCGACGTATATGCGCCTGCGAGTGGTACGGGGATTGAATACAACGGTTCGGACCATCTTGATAAACAGCGCAGCGCGTCGGATGCGGAGCGTATGACCGTGCTGAGCGCGCTGGGCTTTAGGATGATCGTCCTCACCGGGACCCAGTTTGCCCATCAGCTGCAATTGCACCGGGCGATGAACGCCATCGCACTCGCTATGGGTCTCAAGTGCGACCGAAGCGAAGCGTTCCAGAAACGTCAAAACGACCTGCGAGAATTTGTGATTCGACACTGGGACGGCGGCCTTTAGGGGCGCTTTGGTCCTTCTACGGGGTGCCGTGGGTAGGCAGACCATCACAACATTCGACGTTTTTCGCCAAAATCGGGAAAAGCATCGAATGTTGTGATGGTCTGTGCGTTGAGGATGGGCTTGGGAAGTCCGTTTTGCTCGAAGCGACCTGTCCTGTCGTACGGGTGTCGGCACGATTCTCTCGTGGGGTATTATGTTTTCCGAAGAATAAAACGCCGCGTGAGGGGAGGGCCGCGTGGACGGGCACGTGCAACACGACGGCTTTGGCCGCGACATCAACTACCTGCGCATTGCCGTTACCGACAAGTGCAATTTCCGCTGCATCTATTGCATGCCGGCCGACGGCGTGGCGCCCCGCGCGCACGATGAGCTACTCAGTGCCGAGGAAATCGCCCGTTTTGTGCGCCTGGTGGCGGGAGAGGGCATTCGCCGCGTGCGCCTGACGGGCGGCGAGCCGCTGGTCAGCCGCCGTATCATCCCGCTCATTCGCGACATCCGCGCGATTCCGCAGATCGAGGACATCTCGCTCACCACCAACGGCGCCCTGCTGCCCAAGCTGGCGCCGCAGCTCAAAGATGCCGGGCTTAACCGCGTCAACATCTCGCTCGACACGCTCGACCCTACGCTGTTTGGAAAGATCACGCGCTTGGGTCGACTCGAGCAGACCATGGCGGGCATCGACGCGGCACTGGCCTGGGGCTTTGAGCCCGTTAAGGTCAACTGCGTTGTTGTGCGCCGGCTCAACCAGGATGTGGCGGCCCTCGCGCGGCTCACGCTCGACCGCCCCATCCACCTGCGCTTTATCGAATATATGCCCATCGGCGACGAGCGCACGAGCTCGCATTGCGCTGTGGACCCGCATGCGCCCGCGCTCAATCCCGAGCTGTGGGACGCGAGCGATACCGTGCCGAGCGACGAGCTGCGGGCGCGCATCAATGCCGGGGCCGCCGCGGCGGGACAGGGCGAGCTCGAGCCGCTCGACATCAACGACGCTCCTGCCGGCGCGGGCCCTGCGCGCTATTGGCACTTTCCGGGCGCGGCGGGAACGGTCGGCTTTATTAGCGCCATGTCCAATCATTTTTGTGCGAATTGCAACCGTCTGCGCCTGACGGCCGATGGCAACGTGCGTCCGTGCCTGTTCAGCGATGCCGAGTATTCGGTGCGTGAGGCGTTGCGCCGTGGTGATGATATGCAGGTACTTTCGATTTGGCGCGATGCCGTGGCCCACAAACCGCAGGAACACGCGATAATTGAGGGCACGCAACGATTTATGTCCCAAATCGGAGGATGATCATATGGCCAAGAGCAGGTACGCCGATGCCACCAAGGCCGCTCGCAGGGCCGCGATGTCTGCCCACAAAGTCACGGCTGCGGCGAATGCTGGCAGCGCCGACGCGTCCGCGCAGCCGACCGCCAGCGCCGCCGTCGAGCCGGCCCGTGACGCCCGTCGCGACGAGCTGACGCACGTGGACGCCAAGGGCGAGGTTCGCATGGTCGACGTGTCCGACAAGGCCGAAACGCATCGCATTGCCATCGCCGAGGGCACCATCCTCATGCACCCCGATACGCAAGCCATGGTGCTGCAAGACCGCGCCAAAAAGGGCGACGTGCTTGCCTGCGCGCGCGTGGCGGGCATTATGGCCATCAAGCGCACGAGCGACATCATCCCCATGTGCCATCCGCTGCTCATTACCAAGAGCAAGTGCGATATTGCGCCCATCGCTCCGGCGGGGACGCCGGCCGAGGACGTGCCCGAGGGCTGGGCACCGGCGCGCGCGGACGGGCAGGTTGGCTTTCACGTGCTGGTTACGGCCGGCGTGACGGGCAAGACGGGTATCGAGATGGAGGCCCTGACCGGCGCGAGTGCCGCGTGCCTAACCATCTACGACATGTGCAAGGCGGTCGATCGCGGTATGGAGATCGTCGACGTTCGCCTGCTGCACAAGGAAGGCGGCCGCTCGGGTGTGTGGGATCGCGCCGAGCGTCACGCCGCTGCCGTTGAGTCCGTGGCAGCTGACGGTGCCGCGCCCGCGAGCGCACCCGTCGCCGTCGCTCCCGCAGCTCCCACTCCGGCCGTCCCCGCGATCGCGTTTATCGGCTACCAGAACTCGGGTAAGACCACGCTCGTCGAGAAGGTTATCGCCGAGCTCACCCGCCGCGGCCTGCGCGTGGGTTCGCTCAAGCATCATGGGCATCACGGCTTTGATATCGACGTGCCCGCTAAGGACACCTGGCGCCATCACCAGGCCGGCTCCAAACACGTGGGCCTCATCTGCGCCACGCGCTGGGCGGAGTACGCCGACACGCGCGAGGAGGACGAGATGCCCGCGCGCGAGCTGCTGTCGCGCTACAACGATGTCGACGTGGTGATCATCGAGGGTTACAAGACCGAGGGCTTCGACAACATCGTGGTCGCGCGCTCCGGTGTCGACCGTCTGCGCGGCAAGAGCTCGCTCGACCTGGTCGACGGTCACACGCTGGCCCTTGCCTGCAACGAGGCCCTGGCACGCCAGGCCTTCGACGCCGGTTTTGCGACCCGAGCCATCAACATCAACGACGCCCGAGCCATCTGCGATCTCATCCAAGATTATCTGGCCTAAAACCTGCCAAAAGGGGACAGGTTTATTTTGGCAGGTTTTATCTGGGCAAACCTCGCAACCGCCACAAAGGGGCCAGGCACCTTTGTGGTGGTTTTTGCTTTGCAGTAAAAACCATCACAACATTCGATAGAAATGGTGGCGCGCGCAGACGTGGTGTAAGAGCGTCCTGAGGTCCGTCGCTGCAAGTCCCGATATTACTCCTTCTTGAGACCGCGCCTCTCGACTATCTCGTCCACTATCTCCCTGGCGCGCCGCCCGAGCGCGCGGCGCCTCCCCTCTGTCGGGGCCGGCCTGTCCGCGGGCTCGGCGAAGCCCTCGGCGGCCGAGGCCTCGGAGAACACGCGCTGCTGGGACCACTGTCCCTCGGTCTCCATGAGGCTCGCGCACGTCAGGCGCAGCATCGACTCCCTCGAGGGGAAGGACTGCACGACCCTGTAGCGGCGCTTGATCTCGCGGTTGGCGCGCTCCTGGACGTTGTTGGTGCGGAGCTTGGCCCAGTGCGCCCTGGGGAAGGCCGTGAACGCCAGCGCGGAGTCCTCGGCCTGCTCGAAGACCTCGCCGGCCCTGGCGGACACCGACGCCACCCAGGGCGCCGCCTCGGCCCACACGCAGCGCGCGAGGTCGGGGTCGTCCTGGTAGACCGCGGCATGCACGAGGTCCCTGACGGCCGCCTTGGAGTCCTCGGGCCTGCCCGAGCAGGCGCTCTGGAGGTTGCGCTGCAGGTGCGTCACGCAGCGCTGCCAGGCGCAGCCCTGGAACAGGCGCGAGACGGCGGCCACGAGCCCGGCGTGGCTGTCGGAGACCACGAGGCGAACGCCGGCCAGCCCGCGCTCGCGCAGCCCGCCGAGGAATGCCGCCCAGGAGTCCTCGCTCTCGGTGTCGACCACGTCGCAGCCCAGGAAGTGCTTGCGCCCGTCGGCGCCCAGCCCGATCGCGGTCACGACGCCCTGCGAGACGACCGACGAGCCGACCCTGCAGCTCATGTAGGTGGCGTCGAGCCACAGGTAGCAGCACGGCGTGCCCGACAGGTCGCGGCGGCGGAACTCCGCCACCTCGGCGTCGAGGTCGGAGCAGAGGCTCGAGACCTCCGAGCTCGACAGCGAGGATATGCCCAGCTTGGACGCCACGCGCTCGACCTTGCGGGTGGATACGCCGCACACGTACATCTCCTGCACGATGGCGGCCACCGAGGTGTCGACGCGCGACCATCGCGCGAGCATGCCCTCGGGGTAGTAGGTGCCGTGCCTGAGCTTGGGTATCTCGAGCTCCACGTCGCCCACGGCGGTCTTGAGCGACCTGGGGCGGTAGCCGTTGCGACTGTTCTCCCTGCCGTCACTGCGCTCATTGCGGCTCGCGCCGCACATCTGCTGGGCCTCGGAGTCCATCAGTGCGTTCATCACGCCGCCCAGCACCCTGCACGCGAACTCGCGCGCGTCGCCGCACTCCTGCCAAAGCCTCGCCGCCTCGAGGGCCTCGTCGCGGCCGAGGCGCAGTACACTCTCTTCTTGGGGCATCGCCTTTCCTTCCATTCGTCACCTTCATTACTCCAACGACGAATTCTAGGCGGTGTCCCCTCCCTTTCAAGAAAGGGCGGAGGCGGGGCATGCCCCGCCTCTTACACCACATCTCTGTGCGCTACCATAGAAATCGCGATTTTGCCGAAAAACGTCGAATGTTGTGATGGTTTGGCCCGTAGACGCCGCGATCACCACAAAGGGGACAGGCACCTTTGTGGTGGTTTTTGCTTTGAGGGGCCGCGGCTGCGCCTTGGTATACCATGTACGCCGTTCACGAATACACCCCACACCGCCGCACAACCCAGAAAGGCCCTTATGGACACCACCTTCAGCCACATCAAAGCCGTGTTCTGCGATATCGACGGTACGCTGCTCACGAGCCAGCACACGGTGTCCCCGCGCACCGTGGCGGCGATCCGCGCCCTGCGCGAGCGCGGCGTGCTCTTTGGCCTGTGCACCGGGCGCGACGCCCACGCGACCGAGGCCATGTACGAGCTCTGGGGTATCGAAGGCCTGGTGGACGTGCTCGTGGGCTGCGGTGGCGCCGAGGTCATCGACCGCGCGCACGACATCAACGAGCTGAGCTATCCGCTGCCGGGCGAGACCATCGCGCGCATCTGCAAGCACATGGCGGACCTTCCGGCAACGCCCGTCTGCCCCCGAGACGGCGTGTTCTACGTGCCCGAGAGCAACGCGTGCGTCGAACACCTGTCGCGCGTCGACGGCGTGCCCTACCAGGTGGTCGATTTTGCCGAGTTCTTGCACGAGCCGCAGCCCAAGGTGATGTTTACCATGGCACCCGAGGTGATGCCGCAGGTCATAGAGCGGGCGTCGACGTTTGCCGATAACACTGTTAAGGCGGCGGCTCTGCAAACCACGCAGCGGCTCTACGAGTTCATGGATCCGCGCGTGTCCAAGACGCGCGGCCTTGTGCGCGTAGCGGAGCTCAACGACATGGAGCTCCAGGACATCTGCGTGTTTGGCGATGCGGACAACGACACCTGCATGGTGGCCGACGCCGGCGTGGGTGTGGCCATGGCAAATGGTAGCGATGCCACCCGTGCCGCCGCCGATTTTGTAGCCGCCAGCAACGACGAAGACGGCATCGCGATCTTTATCGAGGAGCATCTGCTGTAGCGCAGGGGGAGAACCGCCACAAAGGGGGCAGGCGCCTTTGTGGCGGCCTCAGGCGATTTGGGCGAATTGATACCGAAAATCTGCGCGAAAATTCAAATAACGTTGTCTGAACATCATGCTTCTAACCACCGATGGGTTAAAGATATTCCCATCAATTTGGTAGTCTATTCCTCCCGGTTAATGATTTACCGCTCACGGTCGATTTTCGACCGTTCACAGGACGCATGCTCTTGAGCAAAATGTTGTGCAAATAAATAAAATGCTATTAAAAAATGATAACTAGCTTAATTACCAGTAGAAATAGATATTTCATAGCGAATAAACGAAGGTAAATCCGAGCAAATGTCAAGCGAATTGAGAATTCGCTACAAAACTATCGGTATTTTTGCTTAGATGTTCAAACAATTGCTACAATATGGATTACTAAGCGTGCGCAATTACAGATTGCGCAGATACGTTTGATAGTGAAAGAGCAAGATCGCGGTCTCTTGGGGAGGAGACATCGATGAAAGCGAATTCAGACAAATCTAAGCAGAGTAAAAAAGCGACGCGCCGTGTACTGGCAGGCGTTTTGTGCGGAGCCTCCGTGTTGAGCCTGGTACTGTCGCTCGTCATGCCACCGATCTCGCAGGCCATTGCCAACGGTGCCCAGACGGTTCCTACCGAAGGAACTGTGATGGGGGGGGGTTCCTCAAGTGAGTCTACTGATGTAGGCAGCACCAACAACGGGGATACCGAAAACCAGAATAGTGACGATGCCGAGAATGGCGCGAGCGAAGACGCCGTTGCCGCAGACCTGCCGTCCGACGACACGGAGGCCGAGGGTGATGCTCAGTCTGCGGATGATAGTGCTAACGGCGAGGGCGCAATCGCACTTGCTGCAGAAAATGAATCGACTTATGAAATCAGCAGAGGAGATGAACTCAGCGCGAAGCTTCCTGACAAGAAATTTCGCGATGGAAATGGCTCCGCTACTTTTAAGCTTGTTAACGATATTGAATACAGCGGTGAGATTAGGCTTGAACAAACTGACGATAACCCTATCAATATCACCCTTGACCTAAACGGTCATAAGATTAAGTGCTTGAACACCGACAAGCCGTTATTTGATATTGCTAACGGCGCAACACTTACAATTAAGGATTCCGCACAGGCGAATGAGACGCTCATCGAGGGCCAGCAGCTTACTGATCAGGGGCAGTACCTGAATCCCGATAATTATGGCAAGAAAGCCGAGCTAAATTACGTTGATGGCATTCCGTCTAATCTTACCTACTACGTGACCAAATCGACCCCAAGTGGTACAGGGACAACCGAGACGCTTGTCAAACATGACGTTGATATTAAAGGCGCCATCGTGGCGTGCAGCGGCAACGCAAATCTAAGGCTCATCAATCTGTATAACAACAACGGCAAGGGCTCGTTTAACCTTGTGAGCGGCGTGATCACGCAAAAGAAAGGCGGCAGGGTTAGCAGCTTGGTCTATGCCGAGAACGGCTCTACCGTCAACATGAGCGGCGGCTATGTTTGTGGCGCTTCTAGCTCGGGCGCGGGCGCGGGCATTATGGTGTCCAACGAGAAAGGTAGTGCCTCGACCCTTAATGTGACCGGTGGCGTAATTGCCGGCAATAGTGCTCCTAGTGGCGGCGGTGTGTATGCTAAAGGCTCCACGGTCACCATAACTAATGGCGTAATCTCCGGCAACAGCACGCTTGATTCTGCTGGCTTTGGTGGCGGCATCATGGCCGAATATGGCGGCAGCGTTACTGTTTCCGGCGGTTACATTACGAACAATAAATATGCCAATTTCTGTGGCCATGATGGTTATGGCGATCATGGCGGCGCTGGACTTGCCGCTAGAAACGGTACTCATGTCACCATTTCGGGCGGCCAGATCACGGGCAACTATTCTGAGGAAGCAGGCGGCGGCGTTTATGTCACGGATGTCGACCGTAATGAGCAATCCCGTACGGGTATGGCGTGGCTGAAAATCACGGGAGGAATTATTGCCTCTAACGTGAGCTACCGATCTGAAGGTGCTGGCATTCGAGTGGGCCAGATGGTTGACGCGATGATAAATGGGTCGTCAAACGATAGCCCAGTCTACATCACTAATAACTCTTGCATGTCTCGCTTTGACTGGGGCGGAGGCGGTATCTTTGTCCAGGGAAACTCGGATTTGGGCAAGGAGAAGACTGCTGGTAGGCTATTCATATATAACTCGTACATTAGCGCCAATACCGCTGGCGGCTATGGCGGTGGCGTTGCAGTCTGCCCTACGGGCAAGACGTTGGTAACGAACACTGAGGGCACAGCAATCTTTGGCAATTCGTCTGCCAAAGATCAGCAGGACGCAAAAGCTGATTATAATTCTGAAACGAATAGCGGTAACGAAGGCACCCCTCACCTATCCGCTGGTGGCTACGAAGGCCTTGAACACAAAAAGAACCAGGATGCTGACGCCTACAATGCCAAAGAGTTTCGCGAAAACGGCCACGCGGACTTCTTCCTTGCGGCGGAGGATCATAAGACCCCGATCGCGGCGGTGATTGGCAAAATGCTTGGCGGCGGTGACGCCAAATACAAGGGAAGTAAAGAGCTTACGCAAGCCATTACTATCCCCGCTAACGGTGGCGTGCAGGTATATAAAAGCATCGGCCTGAGCTCGGGTGTTACAGCTCAAGACGAAGCCGCGATCAATGCGCAAAAAGTTGCGACAACGTTCATCACCGGCAACTATTCCTGGGACCATGGCGGCGGCATCATGTCGAACGGCGACCTGTACATGGGCGTGCCTGAGGACACGTATGTCTATCCGAGCCTCAAGCTCAAGGCGACCAAGGTACTACGTAATTCGCAGACAAATGTGAACGAGGGGCTCGAAGAGAATCAGTTTACCTTTAGGGTCTACCGCAAGGACTCAACCGACCCTTTGGCTAGCGCGACATTCAATCGTAACGTTTGCACCGAGGTTGGAACTGCAAAAAATGATGCAAGCGGCAATATCACGTTTGACCTTGGTGAACAGTTCGCAACGGGTGGCACGGGTAACGAAATCACATACTACTTGGTCGAAGATGTCGGCGATGATCCTGACATCACGTGCGACTCCAGTGTGTATGAGATTGTGGTACGGACCCAGGATAAGCCGACCAAGCTCATGACTGTTCCGAGTAAAAATAATCCGAACGAAGAGAAGGAACTTCTCATCCATAACTACACGATTACAGACGTCAACGGGACCAAGTACGAACTCGATAAGTCTGGGAAGTGGATTAACAAAAAAACGTGGAGTGTCGCGAAGAATGTCGACGGCTATTATCAAATTATCTGTGAGGACGGTTCGGCGACTTTCACTAACGTATGTACCGCGTACGACTCGACTGGCGTTTGGATCCCTAAGGCGACCAAGGTCGTTAAGGGTGGCGAGATGAAGGAGTTCACGCTCGAGTTTGCGGATAACGAGAACTTCGATAGTCCCAAGACGGTTATGACCGACCCCGACGGCGAGATTATCACCACTGCCGACGGCGGCAAGTCCCAGACCCTGAGCTTCGACAAGATCGAGTACAAACTCGATCAACTCAACAAACTTCCGGCTGACTCCACTGGCCGCGGTGCAAGCAAGACCTTTACTTATTACGTCCGCGAACAGCAGCCGAACACGCCGTTTGCGCACTATAAGTACGACAATTCGGTCTATCAGATTACGGTCAATGCAGTTGATAACACTGACCACAAGATCAACGTCACTGCGACCTACAAGCAGATTCGGGATCGTGACGGCAATGAAGTGACCACCGACACGGACCACAAACTCACCGACGACTCCACCCCCACCTTCACCAACACCTACTCCACCTCTTTGCCCCTTTCTGGTATGTCGGGCGTCACTCTGACGTACCTTGCCGGCGCGGCGGTGCTTTGCGCTGCTGCGGCCTGGATGCACATTCGTCGCAAGGCGAATGCGAAGGGAGGCGAGCGTCGTGAATAAGAAAGTTTGCTCCTTCCCGATCTTGTTTGCGCTGCTTGCCCTCCTGATCGGCACCTGCGCGGTTGTGTTCCCCGCTTCCGCGCAGGCCGCGCCGACCTCGACCGGTTCCATCACGGTGAGCGGCACCGTGGCGAGCAGCTACGATGCCTACCAGATCTTTAGCGCCAACGTTGTCGACGGCGACAACGACGCCAAGATCGCCACCGACCTCGCCTGGGCAAGCGACGCCGTGCGCGACGCCGCGCTGCCTGTGCTGCACAGCGCCGGCATGCCCAATTCCCAGACCACCGCGCGGGAAGCTGCCGAGTGGCTCAACACCGATTCCCGCCTAACGAGCGCACTGAGCGCACAGCTCGCTCGTTCCCTTCAGAGCTCTAGCGCCGTGTCCTTGGCCCTTAACGCGGGCACGGAGGCCGAGCTGCCCTGTGGCTACTGGCTCATCGTCGCCGACGACGACGCCATCGCCCAAGGCGAGGTCGGCACCGCGCCGATCATGGCCCTGGTCGGCGGCAGCGCCGTCACC
This genomic interval carries:
- a CDS encoding Spy0128 family protein, which gives rise to MKANSDKSKQSKKATRRVLAGVLCGASVLSLVLSLVMPPISQAIANGAQTVPTEGTVMGGGSSSESTDVGSTNNGDTENQNSDDAENGASEDAVAADLPSDDTEAEGDAQSADDSANGEGAIALAAENESTYEISRGDELSAKLPDKKFRDGNGSATFKLVNDIEYSGEIRLEQTDDNPINITLDLNGHKIKCLNTDKPLFDIANGATLTIKDSAQANETLIEGQQLTDQGQYLNPDNYGKKAELNYVDGIPSNLTYYVTKSTPSGTGTTETLVKHDVDIKGAIVACSGNANLRLINLYNNNGKGSFNLVSGVITQKKGGRVSSLVYAENGSTVNMSGGYVCGASSSGAGAGIMVSNEKGSASTLNVTGGVIAGNSAPSGGGVYAKGSTVTITNGVISGNSTLDSAGFGGGIMAEYGGSVTVSGGYITNNKYANFCGHDGYGDHGGAGLAARNGTHVTISGGQITGNYSEEAGGGVYVTDVDRNEQSRTGMAWLKITGGIIASNVSYRSEGAGIRVGQMVDAMINGSSNDSPVYITNNSCMSRFDWGGGGIFVQGNSDLGKEKTAGRLFIYNSYISANTAGGYGGGVAVCPTGKTLVTNTEGTAIFGNSSAKDQQDAKADYNSETNSGNEGTPHLSAGGYEGLEHKKNQDADAYNAKEFRENGHADFFLAAEDHKTPIAAVIGKMLGGGDAKYKGSKELTQAITIPANGGVQVYKSIGLSSGVTAQDEAAINAQKVATTFITGNYSWDHGGGIMSNGDLYMGVPEDTYVYPSLKLKATKVLRNSQTNVNEGLEENQFTFRVYRKDSTDPLASATFNRNVCTEVGTAKNDASGNITFDLGEQFATGGTGNEITYYLVEDVGDDPDITCDSSVYEIVVRTQDKPTKLMTVPSKNNPNEEKELLIHNYTITDVNGTKYELDKSGKWINKKTWSVAKNVDGYYQIICEDGSATFTNVCTAYDSTGVWIPKATKVVKGGEMKEFTLEFADNENFDSPKTVMTDPDGEIITTADGGKSQTLSFDKIEYKLDQLNKLPADSTGRGASKTFTYYVREQQPNTPFAHYKYDNSVYQITVNAVDNTDHKINVTATYKQIRDRDGNEVTTDTDHKLTDDSTPTFTNTYSTSLPLSGMSGVTLTYLAGAAVLCAAAAWMHIRRKANAKGGERRE